From Bacteroidetes Order II. bacterium, the proteins below share one genomic window:
- a CDS encoding glycosyltransferase produces MMYETLHVVPETLEEVLATFRVLPQTSIIIPTLNEEKILENLLRSFTPEVRRRLGLEIIVSDGGSTDRTVEIARKYADKVVEHTDVRPQTISEGRNAGAAVAQGDVLIFFNADVRFPIRMEPFLRELTEAAGMEGAATCRVTVHPEEANWKDHLVLGGCNAYFWCLNKIGLGMGRGECHAIAARTFRLLGGYRTDLVAGEDFDLFKRIAQHARQQNKAGIRFLWQWTLYEDPRRYRAIGYARTMLKWFQNAASITLFNRSVSKEWTAFR; encoded by the coding sequence ATGATGTACGAAACCTTGCACGTCGTACCAGAGACGTTGGAAGAGGTTTTGGCGACCTTTCGTGTCTTGCCACAAACCAGTATCATTATTCCTACCCTAAATGAGGAAAAGATCTTAGAAAATTTACTCAGATCTTTTACACCGGAAGTCCGGCGACGTTTGGGCCTCGAAATCATCGTTTCAGATGGTGGATCAACCGACAGAACCGTCGAAATTGCGCGGAAATATGCCGACAAAGTGGTTGAACATACCGACGTACGCCCCCAAACGATTTCGGAGGGCCGCAATGCTGGCGCAGCCGTCGCACAGGGCGATGTCCTAATCTTTTTTAATGCCGATGTCCGTTTTCCTATACGAATGGAACCGTTCTTGCGGGAACTAACTGAAGCTGCTGGCATGGAAGGGGCCGCAACCTGTCGGGTGACCGTCCATCCGGAAGAAGCCAACTGGAAAGACCATTTGGTCTTGGGCGGTTGTAATGCCTATTTCTGGTGTCTGAATAAGATCGGACTGGGCATGGGGCGTGGTGAATGTCACGCCATTGCCGCCCGAACATTTAGGTTGCTGGGCGGTTATAGAACGGACTTGGTTGCTGGAGAAGATTTTGATTTATTTAAGCGGATTGCACAACATGCGAGGCAACAAAACAAAGCAGGCATCCGTTTTCTTTGGCAGTGGACGCTTTATGAGGACCCACGACGGTATCGGGCTATTGGATATGCTCGCACCATGCTCAAGTGGTTCCAGAATGCGGCCTCTATCACGCTTTTTAACCGATCGGTCTCTAAAGAATGGACCGCATTTCGGTAA
- a CDS encoding S41 family peptidase produces the protein MRLTKKFTYIGAGILIAGFFFGMGIQKVFSGDDVVQSLQKLDQAFSLINQQYVDDVDSGKLAENAIEGMLKGLDPHSVYIDAKRMKRVREEFDASFEGIGIFFDFVDETLMVQQVISDGPSEKAGLKAGDFIIMVDDKETKGWKNEDVQAHLKGPKGTKVTLKIRRNGVDKPLTFDITRDTIPFYTVTAKHMIDDKTGYINLERFARTSYQEVADAMNQLRGLGMERLVLDLRNNRGGYMEMAVRIVDELLPANKMIVYTKSRIQSFNEQYRSTSRGSFEKMPVIVLVNSGSASASEIVAGALQDHDRALVVGERTFGKGLVQRQFELLDGSVMQMTISRYFTPSGRLIQTPYADGDQEAYYKSKLDIERKNKGVLKKEDLIAQAPDSLKYKTTSGRTVLGGGGILPDIILPDSLGMPKPLVIALIRNSVEDDFTGHWLNQHPEFRTQWTTKKSDFIKNFRITDAMLNEFWGYATDKKGFKFVENNKSATLNTADEKRKTFTKKEQLENRDVVEVRIKALLARRLWDLDASVQVFHKLDLTLAEALRNWDKASNFAQSYR, from the coding sequence ATGCGCTTAACCAAAAAATTTACTTACATCGGAGCCGGTATCCTAATAGCAGGCTTTTTCTTTGGAATGGGCATTCAAAAAGTCTTCTCCGGAGACGATGTAGTCCAAAGTCTGCAAAAATTAGATCAGGCATTTTCATTGATCAATCAGCAGTATGTGGATGATGTGGACTCGGGTAAACTTGCCGAAAATGCGATCGAAGGAATGCTGAAGGGCTTAGACCCTCACTCGGTATATATTGATGCCAAACGCATGAAGCGCGTCCGCGAAGAATTTGATGCTTCCTTTGAGGGGATCGGTATTTTCTTTGACTTTGTGGATGAAACCTTGATGGTGCAGCAAGTAATATCGGATGGTCCCTCCGAAAAAGCTGGCCTTAAGGCAGGTGACTTCATCATTATGGTGGATGATAAGGAAACCAAAGGCTGGAAAAATGAGGATGTACAAGCCCACCTTAAAGGTCCTAAAGGAACTAAGGTGACACTCAAAATCCGTCGAAATGGCGTGGACAAGCCCTTAACCTTTGACATTACCCGCGATACCATTCCATTTTATACGGTTACTGCCAAGCACATGATAGACGATAAAACAGGGTATATCAACCTTGAGCGCTTCGCCCGTACCTCTTACCAGGAAGTGGCAGATGCCATGAACCAATTACGTGGTTTGGGAATGGAGCGCCTTGTGCTGGATTTGCGCAACAACCGTGGCGGATACATGGAAATGGCCGTTCGTATTGTGGATGAATTGCTCCCTGCGAATAAAATGATTGTCTATACCAAGAGCCGAATCCAATCCTTTAATGAGCAATACCGCTCCACTTCGCGAGGTAGCTTTGAAAAAATGCCCGTCATCGTCTTGGTCAATTCCGGATCGGCTTCTGCCAGCGAGATTGTTGCCGGAGCGCTTCAAGACCACGACCGCGCCCTTGTGGTGGGCGAGCGGACCTTTGGGAAAGGCTTGGTACAACGCCAGTTTGAATTATTGGATGGATCCGTTATGCAAATGACCATTTCTCGGTATTTCACCCCTTCCGGACGCCTCATTCAAACCCCTTATGCCGACGGAGACCAAGAAGCCTATTATAAATCCAAATTAGACATCGAACGGAAGAACAAAGGCGTTTTGAAAAAAGAAGACCTTATTGCTCAGGCGCCAGATTCCCTTAAATACAAAACCACCAGTGGACGGACCGTTTTGGGGGGTGGAGGTATTTTGCCAGATATTATCCTGCCCGACTCGCTGGGTATGCCCAAGCCCCTTGTAATTGCCCTCATTCGGAATAGCGTAGAGGATGATTTCACCGGCCACTGGCTAAATCAGCATCCGGAATTTAGAACCCAATGGACCACTAAGAAGAGTGATTTCATCAAAAACTTCCGGATTACGGATGCCATGCTGAATGAATTCTGGGGTTATGCTACCGATAAAAAAGGCTTTAAGTTTGTTGAAAACAATAAATCTGCTACCCTAAATACGGCTGATGAAAAACGCAAGACCTTTACCAAAAAGGAACAGTTAGAGAACCGAGACGTGGTTGAGGTGCGTATCAAAGCTTTACTTGCCCGTCGTCTTTGGGACCTGGATGCCTCCGTGCAAGTTTTTCATAAATTAGACCTGACACTGGCTGAAGCCTTGCGGAATTGGGACAAAGCTTCAAACTTTGCTCAATCCTACCGATAG
- a CDS encoding DMT family transporter — MKPPRHLYPILALGVLCVASSSVLIRYISGEASGLTVATYRTVLAALFLLPFSPRVWPEIKALPASHKGLIVLSGVLLGLHFVTWISSLYYTTVASSTVLVNTSPLFIAIASFFLLGEQLHKSLVLGILLGFTGAALMAFGDMTNQQFPHAARGNGLALLGMVTVSGYMMAGRVVRQKGLSWLGYVFPVYLISAITVLTFSLFLQAHLLVSWTVLGICALMALGPQIAGHGAMNYAVRYIPPAFVTLVILVEPVLSSLMTFLLWDETPGLLSLIGMAVVLIGLAIAMKRG, encoded by the coding sequence ATGAAACCACCAAGGCATTTATATCCGATTTTGGCATTGGGTGTATTGTGCGTTGCAAGTAGTTCCGTATTAATTCGGTATATTTCGGGAGAAGCGAGCGGATTAACGGTCGCCACGTATCGGACGGTTCTGGCGGCCCTTTTTTTATTGCCCTTTTCGCCGCGTGTTTGGCCAGAAATCAAGGCATTGCCCGCATCACACAAAGGCTTGATTGTGCTTTCCGGTGTTTTATTGGGTCTCCACTTTGTTACGTGGATCAGTTCCTTATACTATACCACTGTTGCCAGTTCTACCGTTTTGGTAAATACCTCACCGCTTTTCATCGCCATTGCATCGTTTTTCCTACTCGGCGAGCAGCTCCATAAATCGTTGGTTTTGGGCATTTTATTGGGCTTTACGGGTGCTGCGTTGATGGCGTTCGGAGACATGACCAACCAACAATTTCCTCATGCTGCGCGGGGGAATGGCTTGGCTCTTTTGGGTATGGTTACGGTTAGTGGCTACATGATGGCCGGACGGGTAGTACGCCAAAAGGGACTTTCGTGGTTAGGATATGTTTTTCCCGTATATTTAATTTCTGCAATAACGGTTTTGACCTTTTCTTTATTTCTACAGGCCCATCTCTTGGTTTCATGGACGGTTTTGGGTATTTGTGCATTGATGGCCCTTGGCCCCCAAATTGCAGGTCATGGCGCAATGAACTATGCGGTTCGCTATATTCCGCCCGCCTTTGTCACTTTGGTTATCTTGGTAGAGCCTGTTCTGTCTTCGTTAATGACCTTCCTTCTTTGGGATGAAACGCCCGGCCTGCTTTCCCTTATAGGCATGGCGGTGGTGCTGATTGGATTGGCCATAGCCATGAAGCGAGGGTAA
- a CDS encoding isocitrate/isopropylmalate dehydrogenase family protein, translating into MAHKVVLIPGDGIGPEITEAALDVLAATGVPITWVLEEEAGMRSIEAGGEPLPEKVINSIKAHKVALKGPITTPVGGGFKSVNVSLRQALDLYANVRPSYSLPGIKTAFQHVDMVLFRENTEGLYIGEEKYDAETGVAEAIARVTKKGSERIIRYAFEYAKFNERGKVSLVHKANILKKTSGLFLELGREIAKEYPQIRFEEVIVDNMCMQMVTNPERYDCIVTTNLFGDILSDLAAGLVGGLGIVPGANIGSEYAVFESVHGSAPDIAGQNKANPTALIRSAEMMLRHLGEHFAADALRKSLFEIFRRGEFRTADLGGSTPTNEFGKRVAEKVAKNIAKPRWRTQV; encoded by the coding sequence ATGGCACACAAAGTAGTCCTCATTCCCGGTGATGGTATTGGTCCCGAAATCACTGAAGCCGCTTTAGACGTTTTAGCCGCAACTGGCGTCCCCATTACTTGGGTATTAGAAGAAGAAGCGGGTATGCGTTCCATAGAAGCAGGGGGCGAGCCCTTGCCCGAAAAAGTAATCAATAGCATCAAGGCGCATAAGGTAGCCCTGAAAGGCCCCATTACGACTCCGGTTGGCGGTGGCTTTAAAAGTGTGAACGTATCTTTGCGTCAAGCCTTAGACCTCTATGCAAACGTCCGGCCCAGTTATAGCTTACCGGGCATCAAAACCGCCTTTCAGCATGTAGATATGGTACTTTTCCGTGAGAATACGGAAGGACTGTATATTGGAGAAGAAAAATACGATGCCGAGACGGGCGTAGCCGAGGCCATCGCAAGGGTTACCAAAAAAGGATCCGAACGGATCATTCGGTATGCCTTTGAATACGCCAAATTTAACGAACGCGGCAAAGTTTCATTGGTTCATAAAGCCAACATCCTGAAAAAAACTTCGGGATTGTTTTTGGAGTTGGGCCGCGAAATTGCAAAAGAATACCCCCAAATCCGCTTTGAAGAAGTGATTGTGGATAATATGTGCATGCAGATGGTAACCAATCCAGAACGCTATGATTGTATTGTCACCACCAACCTGTTTGGCGATATTTTAAGTGACCTCGCAGCCGGATTAGTGGGCGGTTTGGGCATTGTACCCGGCGCAAATATTGGCAGTGAGTATGCCGTTTTTGAGTCCGTTCATGGTTCTGCACCCGATATTGCCGGACAAAACAAAGCGAATCCTACAGCACTCATCCGTTCTGCCGAGATGATGCTCCGTCACTTGGGCGAGCACTTTGCTGCAGATGCCCTCCGCAAAAGCCTTTTCGAGATTTTCCGACGTGGAGAATTCCGCACGGCAGACTTGGGCGGCTCCACCCCAACGAATGAGTTTGGGAAACGTGTTGCCGAGAAAGTAGCGAAAAACATCGCAAAACCACGCTGGCGTACCCAAGTATAA
- a CDS encoding DUF4293 family protein → MWQRIQTVYLVLSVVLLALIPALQFPLTAKQPLYWGGMVVSAVSIILAIWGIAQFQNRKQQMNTVRMAAIVAFLSVGFAKVVYLITTPQAQWMAFTQNPAILWGIGGAFVGFVFQLLALRAIRKDESLVRSMDRLR, encoded by the coding sequence ATGTGGCAACGCATTCAAACGGTCTATTTGGTACTTTCCGTTGTATTACTTGCTTTGATTCCTGCGCTTCAGTTCCCGCTAACGGCCAAACAACCACTCTATTGGGGTGGTATGGTTGTCTCGGCGGTTTCCATAATTTTGGCCATCTGGGGGATTGCTCAGTTTCAAAATCGTAAACAGCAAATGAATACCGTTCGGATGGCCGCCATTGTGGCTTTTCTATCCGTCGGATTTGCAAAAGTGGTGTATTTAATCACGACGCCGCAAGCACAGTGGATGGCATTTACCCAAAATCCCGCCATTCTTTGGGGGATTGGCGGAGCCTTCGTAGGGTTTGTTTTCCAACTTTTGGCGCTACGTGCCATTCGCAAAGACGAGTCATTGGTACGGTCAATGGATCGCTTGCGATGA